The genomic window GTCGGCGCCCATCATGGTCCAGCGGCGGTCCAGCGGTCCGCTCTCCGCGGTCGCCGCGGACAGCGGGCCGAGCAGGACCGCGCCGAACAGCACCGTCGCCACGAGGCGGGCCGCGAACACCGCGGCCGTCGCCAGCGCCACTCCGCGGTAGCCACCGCCGAAGGCGTGCGCGGCGGCCGTGGCCTGCACCGTCAGCAGGAGCAGCACCAGCAGGCCGAGGCGGTCCGCGACCGCTCCGGTGAGCTGGGCGTTCCACAGCTTCCGCAACGCCGGGATCTTCAGCAGGGCGCCCACCGCGCGGTCCCGTGAATCCGCCGCCAAGTCGCCCGCGAAGGCGGGCGTGACGTCAGCGGGCTGCGGTGGCTGCTCGGATCGCGTCATCCCAACAGCCTATCGCCCATCCGGGCCCACTCCGCTGCCACATCCCACCCCCTCCGGGCTGCGCTTCCCCCCGGCGGCCGCGCCTCCCCGCCAGGCGGTGGCCACCACCGACCAGAGGGGGCTGTTGCTGTCGAAGCCGGACCACCCGCCGGTGGAGGGCTGAGCGCGCAGTTCCCCGCGCCGCCAATCGGGCACCACCCCGCCGAAGAGGGCAGCCCACCAGGGGCGCGAAGAACTGCGCGACCAGCCCACCACGATGGCGCGGGCCGCCACCGACCCGAAGGGGCTGTTGCTGTCGAAGCCGGACCACCCGCCGGCGGGTGGCAGAGCGCGCCGTTCCCCGCGACCCCATCAGGCACCCCCCGCGCAAGGGAACCGCGCACAACCACCGCGGCCGGCGGAATCGGCGCACCCCTGTCGCAGGGGAACCGCGGACCCCGGGCGCCCGGGGAGGGGGCGGGCTAGTCCGCGGACGGGGCGGACTTCTTCGCCGTCGTCTTCTTCGCGGCCGAAGCCGCCTTCTTCGCGGGCGCCGCCTTCTTGGCGGGGGCCTTCTTCGCCGCGGCCTTCTTCGCCGGCGCAGCCTTCTTCTTGGCCGGCCCCTTCGCCCGCTTCTCCGCGAGGAGTTCGTAGCCGCGCTCCGGGGTGATCGACTCGACCTCGTCGTCGCGGCGGAGTGTCGCGTTGGTCTCGCCGTCGGTCACGTAGGGACCGAAGCGGCCGTCCTTGACGACGACGGGCCGCTCGCTGACCGGGTCGGTGCCGAGTTCCTTCAGCGGGGGCTTGGCCGCCGCGCGCCCGCGCTGCTTGGGCTGCGCGTAGATGGCCAGCGCCTCGTCGAGGGTGATGGTGAAGAGCTGGTCCTCGGTCTCCAGCGAGCGCGAGTCCGTGCCCTTCTTCAGATACGGCCCGTAGCGGCCGTTCTGCGCGGTGATCTCGACACCCTCCGCGTCGGTCCCGACGACGCGCGGCAGCGACATCAGCCGGAGCGCGTCCTCCAGGGTGACCGTGTCGAGGGTCATCGACTTGAAGAGCGAGGCGGTCCGCGGCTTGATCGCGTTCTTGCCGGTCTTCGGGGTGTCCTCGGGCAGGATCTCGGTGACGTAGGGGCCGTAGCGCCCGTCCTTGGCGACGATCGGGCGGCCGCTTGCCGGGTCGGTGCCGAGCTCGAAGTCGCCGCTGGGGCGGGCGAAGAGCTCCTCGGCGTATTCGACGTCGAGCTCGTCGGGCGGCAGGTCGTCGGGGACGTCGGAGCGGCGGTGGTCCTCCTCGCCGCGTTCGCCCTTCTCGACGTAGGGGCCGTAGCGGCCGACCCGCAGCACGATGCCGTCGCCGACCGGGAAGGAGGAGATCTCCCGGGCGTCGATGGCGCCGAGGTCCTCGACGAGTTCCTTGAGGCCGCCGAGGTGGTCGCCGTCGCTGCCCGGCGAGGCCGCGGCCGCGCCCGGGTCGTCGGCGCCGAAGTAGAAGCGGCGCAGCCACGGCACGGACTGGGCCTCGCCGCGGGCGATGCGGTCGAGGTCGTCCTCCATGGAGGCGGTGAAGTCGTAGTCGACGAGCCAGCCGAAGTGCTTCTCCAGCAGGTTGACCACGGCGAAGGACAGGAAGGTGGGGACGAGCGCGGTGCCCTTCTTGAAGACGTAGCCGCGGTCCAGGATCGTGCCCAGGATGGTGGCGTAGGTCGACGGGCGGCCGATCTCGCGCTCTTCCAGCTCCTTGACCAGCGACGCCTCGGTGTAGCGGGCGGGCGGCTTGGTGGAGTGGCCGTCGGCGGTGATCTGCTCGGCGGTGAGCGGGTCGCCCTCGGCGACCTGCGGCAGCCGGCGCTCGCGGTCGTCGAGTTCGGCGTTGGGGTCGTCGGCGCCCTCGACGTAGGCCTTGAGGAAGCCGTGGAAGGTGATGATCTTGCCGGACGCGCTGAATTCGGCGTCCCTGCCGTCCGCGGAGGTGCCGCCGACCTTGACGGTGACGGACTGGCCGACCGCGTCCTTCATCTGGGAGGCGACGGTCCGCATCCAGATCAGCTCGTAGAGCCGGAACTGGTCGCCGGTCAGGCCGGTCTCCGCGGGGGTGCGGAAGCGGTCGCCTGAGGGGCGGATCGCCTCGTGCGCCTCCTGCGCGTTCTTGACCTTGCCGGTGTGGACGCGGGGCTTGTCCGGCAGGTAGTCGGCGCCGTAGAGCTGCGTGACCTGGGCGCGGGCGGCGCGGATCGCGGTCTCGGAGAGCGTCGTGGAGTCGGTACGCATGTAGGTGATGAAGCCGTTCTCGTACAGCTTCTGGGCGACCTGCATGGTGGCCTTCGCGCCGAAGCCGAGCTTGCGCGACGCCTCCTGCTGGAGGGTGGTGGTGCGGAAGGGCGCGTAGGGCGAGCGGCGGTACGGCTTGGACTCGACGCTGCGGACCGAGAACCGCGTGTCGGCGAGCGCCGCGGCCAGGGCGCGGGCGGCGGCCTCGTCGAGCTGCAGGACGGTGGCGCCGCCCTTGAGCGCGCCGGTGGCGGCGTCGAAGTCGCGGCCCTGGGCGACGCGGCGGCCGTCGACGGAGACGAGCCGGGCGTTGAGCGTGGAGGGGTCGGTGGCGTCACCGCTGCGGCCGGTGTCGAAGACGCCGGTCAGGTCCCAGTATTCGGCGGAGCGGAAGGCCATGCGCTCGCGTTCCCGCTCGACGACGAGCCGGGTGGCCACCGACTGGACGCGGCCGGCCGACAGCCGCGGCATGACCTTCTTCCACAGCACGGGGGAGACCTCGTAGCCGTAGAGCCGGTCGAGGATTCTGCGGGTCTCCTGGGCGTCGACGAGCCGCTGGTTCAGTTCCCGCGGATTGCGGACGGCTTCCTGGATGGCGTCCTTGGTGATCTCGTGGAAGACCATCCGGTGCACCGGGACCTTGGGCTTGAGGATTTCCTGCAAATGCCAGGCGATCGCCTCGCCCTCGCGGTCCTCATCGGTGGCCAGGAATAGTTCGTCGGAGTCCTTGAGAAGCTCCTTGAGCTTCTTGACCTGTGCCTTCTTATCCGCGTTGACGACGTAGATCGGCTGGAAGTCGCTGTCCACATTGACGCCGAGCCGTGCCCACGGCTGGCCCTTGTACTCCGCCGGCACTTCGGCGGCCCCGTTGGGGAGGTCGCGGATGTGCCCGACGCTGGCCTCGACGACGTATCCAGGACCGAGATAGCCCTTGATCGTCTTCGCCTTGGCGGGCGACTCGACAATGACGAGTCGGCGGCCGGCCGGTGCGGTCTCGCGGGTCGGGGACAACTTCGCTCTTCTCTCCGGTTCGAAGGGGTGACGCTGCGGAGTGTGACCGTACCTCCCGGTCCTGTGTCAAACGGGAAAAGTCAACAACGCCATCCGAACGGTAACCCGACAAGCGGCCTGTCTGCCGCATGGACGGGTCATGTCAGATGTTCGGTGCGACGCCCGGTACCCGCCGGGGGGTGAACCGCGGCCGGATACGACGGGGAGCGCGACGCGGCGGGCGGGGACTGCAAGGATGGTCGGGAGCAACCAGCCGCGCCGCCCGTTCGCGTCGCCGGCAGACGTAGCGCAGGGGGATCGGATGTCCGACCAGAATCCGTACGGGGACCACCACCTCTACGGCAGCAGCGCGCCGCAGGATCCGCAGGCCCGCAAGCCCGCGCCGCCGGCGTATCAGCCGACGCTGCCGGCGATGCCCGGCTACGGCGTCCCGCTGCGGGGTCCCGAGCCGGTGGCCCAGGGGCAGGGCTGGCAGCACGGCGGCGGATCGCAGCAGTACGGCCCCGGCGCGACGCTGCTGACCATCGGCGACATCGCGGTGACCGAGACCGGCATCATGACCCCGGCCGGGCTGCTGCCGCTGCGCGGCGCGGTGTGGACGGTGTCGGACATGTCGCGGACGGAGTCCAAGACGCCGACCTACGCGATCGTGCTGGCCGTCGTCTTCGCGCTGGCCTGCCTGCTCGGGCTGCTCTTCCTGCTGATCAAGGACGACGTGACGACCGGTTTCGCCCAGGTGACGGTCAACAGCGGCGGCAAATACCACGCCGTGCTGATCCCGGTGCGCGGCCCGCAGGACATCTATGCGATCACCCAGCAGGTCAACTACGCCCGCAGCCTGAGCGCGTGACCCGCAGATGACGACCGCGGGTGCCGGTGGGGCCGGCGGCTCCAGGTCGCTGCGGCGCCTCGCGGCGCACCCGGCCGCCGCGCCGCTGGGCGCGCTGGCCGCGGCCCTGGCCGGGTCGCTGTATCTGTACGGCACCGACCCGCACCAGCCGGGCCACTGGCTGCCGCGCTGTCCCTTCAACTGGGCCACCGGACTGCTGTGCCCCATCTGCGGTGCCACTCGTATGGCGTACGACCTGCTGCACGCCGACCCGGTGCGGGCCTTCCACGACAACGCGCTGCTGCTGCTCTGCACGCCCTTCCTGCTCGCGGTCGCCGGGCGCTGGGCCGTGGCGGGGCTGCGCGGGCGGCGCTGGCGTCCGGTGCTGGGCGCACGGGCGTCGTACGCGGTCGGGGCGGTGCTGGTGGCGTGGGCGGTGCTGCGGAACCTGCGCTGAGTCCCCGCCGGGCGGCACGGGCGGACTGAGGTCACGGCCGTGCTGAGCATCACAGCCGCGGGTCGACGTCCCCGGTCACGGCTCCGGTGCCGGGGCCGGCCATGGGCTCGGTCACGGGGTCGAGGAAGCCCTGCTCGACCAGCATCCGGATGGAGCCGGGCGTACGGTCGCGCAGCACCACCGGGTCCTCGCCGAGCAGTTGGGCGATGGCGTCCACGATCCGGCCGGCCGGCAGCGTACCGTCGCAGACCCCGGCGAAGCCGGCCCCGACGGTGTCGACCTTGGTGGCCCTGCGCATGCCGCGGGCCGAGCGCAGCACCACGTGCTCCGGGTCCTCGGCTCCGGGCAGCCCGACCTGCTCCTGCACCACCTCGTCGGCGAGCGTGAAGCGGGCGTCGAGCAGGTCGGCGTCGTCGTGGCGGCGCAGGAAGTCCTGCCGGGCGAACCACGCGGCAATGTGCGGGCCGAGCGGCTGCTCCACCGGGTGCGGCCACTCCTCCGCGGTGATCACCGGCACCTCGGCGCCCGTCTTGCGCAAGGTGATCCAGCCGAAGCCGACCCCGCTGACCTTGGCCCGCTCGAAGTCGTCGAGCCAGGCGTCGTAACGGGCGGCGTAGGCCGCCGGGTCGCCGTGGTGGTCGCCGCCGTCGCGCAGCCACAGTTCGGCGTACTGGGCGACGTCCTGCACCTCGCGCTGCACGATCCAGGCGTCGCAGCCGCGCGGCACCCAGCTGCTGAGGCGTTCGCGCCAGTCCTGGCCGTCGGTGTGCTGCCAGTTGGCGAGCAGCTGGCACCAGCCGCCGTCGTTGAGGTGGTCGGCGGCCTGCTGGACCAGGGTGCGGCACAGGTCGTCGCCGCCCATACCGCCGTCCCGGTAGGTGAACCGGCTGCCGGGCGAGATGACGAAGGGCGGGTTGGACACGATCAGGTCGTAGCGCTCGTCGCCGACCGGCTCGAACAGGCTGCCGCGCCGCAGGTCGGGCTCGTGCGCGCCGGACAGCGCGAGGGTCAGCCGGGCGAAGTGCAGGGCGCGCGGGTTGACGTCGGTGGCCGTGACCCGGGTCGCGTGCCGGGCGGCGTGCAGCGCCTGGACGCCGGAGCCGGTGCCCAGGTCGAGGGCGCTGCCGACCGGTTCGCGTACGGTCAGCCCGGCCAGCGTCGTGGACGCGCCGCCGACGCCGAGCACCAGGTCGGCGCGGTCCACGCCGGGCGCGCCGCCGATGCCGCCGGCGCCGCCGACCGCGCAGCCCAGGTCGGACACGATCCACCAGTCGGCGCCGCCGTCCCCGGCGTAGGGGCGTACGTCGACGGTGGCGCGTACCTCGTCGCCGTCGCGCAGCAGCCAGCCGTCCGCCGTGTAGCCGTCGAGCCCGGGGAGCGCGGCGCGGGCTGCCGCGTAGGGGACGGGGCGCTGCAGCAGGAAGAGCCTGACCAGCGTCTCCAGCGGGCCGTCGCCACGGGTGGCGCGCAGCGCGGGCACCGTTTCGGCGCGGGACAGCGCCGCGTAGGCGACGGCGCCGAGCAGGTCGAGGCAGCCGTCGGCCGTGAAGGCCGCGGCACGCAGGTCGTCACGCAGGGCGGGCGCGCTGTCGGGGGCGGGGAGGCGAGGCGTCTTCACACCGGCCATTGTCGCGGAAGCGCCGACGCCCGGCGCTCCGTGCGCGCGTACGCCCGCGGCCGCGGGGGCTCCGCGGCGGGGCTTGGGGGTGCGGCTGCGGCGGCTAGGAGCTGGTGGGGGACGCGGAGCCGGACACGCTCTGGCAGCCGGGCTGTTTGGCCAGCGCCTTGCCCTGGTCGCCCTGGCGCAGGGCGCTGAGCGCCTGCTCGCCGTCGGTGCTGGTCTGCTTGAAGGAGTCCGAGACGCCCTGCAGTCCGCTGGCGAACTTGTTCTGGTCGGTGGTGTCCAGCGCGTCGACCTGCTTCTTCAGGCCCGCGTACTGCGCGGACAGGGTGGTGAAGGACGACACCGCCTTCTGCTGGAACTGGTCGCCCCCGTCGCCGGGCGCGGCGCCCGCCTTGCTGAAGATGCCGGACAGCGCCTTGTAGGCGTCGGCGATCTGCTGGAAGGCGGCCGCGTCGGCGGACTGCACGTCCGCGGGCCGGCCGCCGCTGTCGACCTTGGTCAGCGCGGTGTTCGCGTCGTTGATCTTCTTGGTCTGAGCCGCGGTCTGGTCGCAGACGCCCTTCGCCCAGGCGTCCGTCTTCTTTCCCGTGTCGTCGCTCGAACACGCCGACAGCGACGACAGCGCCAGCAGCGCGCCCGCACAGGACAGCGCGGCCCCGAGCCTGTGGTTCACCTTCACCGGTTGGGTCCCTTCCGTGGCCTCACGGCCCCGGAACTTACACGGGAAGGGGGTGACGACCGCGAATCATCAGACGATTTTGCCATCATTCGTCCGATATTCAAGCCATTCGTATCAAGAGCCGGTACGGTGCCGGTCCGCAGGGCTGCCGCCTCCCCGTACGGGCGGGCGGCCGGCAGATCCGGCCACCCGCCGTACGGCTGACGGCGTGACAGATGTCACACCGCGGTCGTGGCGTCGGACGCGGGGTCAGGCGGCCACCGTGGAGCCGCTCTCCTCCCGCTGCTGCCCGCCGTCGCCGCCCGCGCCGTCCATGTCGTCGGCGCCGCCCATGGCCACGCCCCGGCGCTTGGAGATGTAGACCGCGGCCACGATGACCACGATCGACACCCCCGCCACCACGATCCGGACGGCGGGGTTGGCGTCGACGCCGTAGCTGAACTTGACCACCGCGGGGGCGATCAGCAGCGCCACCAGATTCATCACCTTCAGCAGCGGGTTGATGGCCGGGCCCGCGGTGTCCTTGAACGGGTCGCCCACGGTGTCGCCGATGACGGTCGCCTCGTGCGCCTCGCTTCCCTTGCCGCCGTGATGGCCGTCCTCGACCAGCTTCTTGGCGTTGTCCCACGCCCCGCCGGAGTTGGCGAGGAACACCGCCATCAAGGTGCCGGCGCCGATCGCCCCGGCCAGATACGACGCCAGCGAGCCGATGCCGAGGCTGAAGCCCACCGCCACCGGTGCGAGCACCGCGAGCAGGCCTGGCGTGGCGAGCTCCCGCAGCGCGTCCTTGGTGCAGATGTCCACCACCCGGCCGTATTCGGGCAGTTCCGTGCCGTCCATGATCCCCGGGTGGTCGTGGAACTGCCGGCGCACCTCGTAGACCACCGCGCCCGCCGACCGGGACACCGCGCTGATCGCCAGGCCCGAGAAGAGGAAGACCACCGCCGCGCCGAACAGCAGCCCGACCAGGTTGTTGGGCTGGGAGATGTCCAGCGACAGCCAGCGGGCGTCCCCGGCACCCGGATGCGCCTTGGCGACGGCCGTGTCGACCGCCTCCTTGAACGAGCCGAACAGCGCGGTCGCCGCCAGCACCGCCGTGGCGATCGCGATGCCCTTGGTGATGGCCTTGGTGGTGTTGCCGACCGCGTCGAGGTCGGTGAGCACCTGGGCGCCCTCGCCGTGGACGTCGCCGGACATCTCGGCGATGCCCTGCGCGTTGTCGGAGACCGGCCCGAAGGTGTCCATCGCGACGATGACGCCGACCGTGGTCAGCAGGCCGGTGCCGGCCAGCGCGACCGCGAACAGCGCCAGCCACACCGACGTGCCGCCCAGCAGGAAGGCGCCGTAGACCGACAGCCCGATCAGCAGCGCCGAGTAGACCGCGGACTCCAGGCCCAGCGAGATGCCGGACAGCACGACGGTGGCGGGGCCGGTCAGCGAGCTCTTGCCGATGTCGCGGACCGGGCGCCTGGAGGTCTCGGTGAAGTAGCCGGTGAGCTGCTGGATCAGCGCGGCCAGCACGATGCCGATGGCGACCGCCACCAGGGCCAGCACCCGCGGGTCTCCGGCGTGCCCGCTGATGTCGGCGCCCACGCCGTCCAGATCGGCGTAGGAGGACGGCAGATAGGCGTAGACGGCCACGGCGACACCGACCATCGAGATCACCGCGGAGATGAAGAAGCCGCGGTTGATGGCCGTCATGCCGCTGCGGTCGCTGCGCCGGGGTGCGACGGCGAAGATGCCGATCATCGCGGTGAGGACGCCGATCGCCGGGATGAGCAGCGGGAAGGCCAGCCCCGAGTCGCCGAACGCCACCTTGCCGAGGATCAGCGCCGCCACCAGGGTGACGGCGTAGGACTCGAACAGGTCGGCCGCCATGCCGGCGCAGTCGCCGACGTTGTCGCCCACGTTGTCCGCGATGGTCGCGGCGTTGCGCGGGTCGTCCTCGGGTATGCCCTGCTCGACCTTGCCGACCAGGTCGGCGCCCACGTCGGCGGCCTTGGTGAAGATCCCGCCGCCGACCCGCATGAACATCGCGAGCAGCGCCGCGCCGAATCCGAAGCCCTCGAGCACCTTGGGCGCGTCGGCCTTGTAGATCAGCACGACGGCGGACGCGCCGAGCAGGCCGAGTCCCACGGTGAACATTCCGACGACGCCACCGGTCCTGAATGCGATCTTCATCGCCCGGTGCGAGACGTCGGTCAAATCCGCGGCCGGTTCTCCCGGTTCCGGTGTCGCGGCTCTCGCCGCCGCGGCGACCCGCACATTGCTGCGGACCGCGAGCCACA from Streptomyces sp. NBC_01198 includes these protein-coding regions:
- the topA gene encoding type I DNA topoisomerase, which translates into the protein MSPTRETAPAGRRLVIVESPAKAKTIKGYLGPGYVVEASVGHIRDLPNGAAEVPAEYKGQPWARLGVNVDSDFQPIYVVNADKKAQVKKLKELLKDSDELFLATDEDREGEAIAWHLQEILKPKVPVHRMVFHEITKDAIQEAVRNPRELNQRLVDAQETRRILDRLYGYEVSPVLWKKVMPRLSAGRVQSVATRLVVERERERMAFRSAEYWDLTGVFDTGRSGDATDPSTLNARLVSVDGRRVAQGRDFDAATGALKGGATVLQLDEAAARALAAALADTRFSVRSVESKPYRRSPYAPFRTTTLQQEASRKLGFGAKATMQVAQKLYENGFITYMRTDSTTLSETAIRAARAQVTQLYGADYLPDKPRVHTGKVKNAQEAHEAIRPSGDRFRTPAETGLTGDQFRLYELIWMRTVASQMKDAVGQSVTVKVGGTSADGRDAEFSASGKIITFHGFLKAYVEGADDPNAELDDRERRLPQVAEGDPLTAEQITADGHSTKPPARYTEASLVKELEEREIGRPSTYATILGTILDRGYVFKKGTALVPTFLSFAVVNLLEKHFGWLVDYDFTASMEDDLDRIARGEAQSVPWLRRFYFGADDPGAAAASPGSDGDHLGGLKELVEDLGAIDAREISSFPVGDGIVLRVGRYGPYVEKGERGEEDHRRSDVPDDLPPDELDVEYAEELFARPSGDFELGTDPASGRPIVAKDGRYGPYVTEILPEDTPKTGKNAIKPRTASLFKSMTLDTVTLEDALRLMSLPRVVGTDAEGVEITAQNGRYGPYLKKGTDSRSLETEDQLFTITLDEALAIYAQPKQRGRAAAKPPLKELGTDPVSERPVVVKDGRFGPYVTDGETNATLRRDDEVESITPERGYELLAEKRAKGPAKKKAAPAKKAAAKKAPAKKAAPAKKAASAAKKTTAKKSAPSAD
- a CDS encoding DUF2752 domain-containing protein, encoding MTTAGAGGAGGSRSLRRLAAHPAAAPLGALAAALAGSLYLYGTDPHQPGHWLPRCPFNWATGLLCPICGATRMAYDLLHADPVRAFHDNALLLLCTPFLLAVAGRWAVAGLRGRRWRPVLGARASYAVGAVLVAWAVLRNLR
- a CDS encoding class I SAM-dependent methyltransferase, which produces MAGVKTPRLPAPDSAPALRDDLRAAAFTADGCLDLLGAVAYAALSRAETVPALRATRGDGPLETLVRLFLLQRPVPYAAARAALPGLDGYTADGWLLRDGDEVRATVDVRPYAGDGGADWWIVSDLGCAVGGAGGIGGAPGVDRADLVLGVGGASTTLAGLTVREPVGSALDLGTGSGVQALHAARHATRVTATDVNPRALHFARLTLALSGAHEPDLRRGSLFEPVGDERYDLIVSNPPFVISPGSRFTYRDGGMGGDDLCRTLVQQAADHLNDGGWCQLLANWQHTDGQDWRERLSSWVPRGCDAWIVQREVQDVAQYAELWLRDGGDHHGDPAAYAARYDAWLDDFERAKVSGVGFGWITLRKTGAEVPVITAEEWPHPVEQPLGPHIAAWFARQDFLRRHDDADLLDARFTLADEVVQEQVGLPGAEDPEHVVLRSARGMRRATKVDTVGAGFAGVCDGTLPAGRIVDAIAQLLGEDPVVLRDRTPGSIRMLVEQGFLDPVTEPMAGPGTGAVTGDVDPRL
- a CDS encoding small secreted protein is translated as MKVNHRLGAALSCAGALLALSSLSACSSDDTGKKTDAWAKGVCDQTAAQTKKINDANTALTKVDSGGRPADVQSADAAAFQQIADAYKALSGIFSKAGAAPGDGGDQFQQKAVSSFTTLSAQYAGLKKQVDALDTTDQNKFASGLQGVSDSFKQTSTDGEQALSALRQGDQGKALAKQPGCQSVSGSASPTSS
- a CDS encoding sodium-translocating pyrophosphatase, with product MAGPLTPHTLAADPVLTDGNRLLVWIIAVVALAALALAAVLVRQVLASDEGSDSMKKIAAAVQEGANAYLARQFRTLAVFAVAAFFLLMLLPADDTSQRIGRSIFFLVGAGFSAITGYVGMWLAVRSNVRVAAAARAATPEPGEPAADLTDVSHRAMKIAFRTGGVVGMFTVGLGLLGASAVVLIYKADAPKVLEGFGFGAALLAMFMRVGGGIFTKAADVGADLVGKVEQGIPEDDPRNAATIADNVGDNVGDCAGMAADLFESYAVTLVAALILGKVAFGDSGLAFPLLIPAIGVLTAMIGIFAVAPRRSDRSGMTAINRGFFISAVISMVGVAVAVYAYLPSSYADLDGVGADISGHAGDPRVLALVAVAIGIVLAALIQQLTGYFTETSRRPVRDIGKSSLTGPATVVLSGISLGLESAVYSALLIGLSVYGAFLLGGTSVWLALFAVALAGTGLLTTVGVIVAMDTFGPVSDNAQGIAEMSGDVHGEGAQVLTDLDAVGNTTKAITKGIAIATAVLAATALFGSFKEAVDTAVAKAHPGAGDARWLSLDISQPNNLVGLLFGAAVVFLFSGLAISAVSRSAGAVVYEVRRQFHDHPGIMDGTELPEYGRVVDICTKDALRELATPGLLAVLAPVAVGFSLGIGSLASYLAGAIGAGTLMAVFLANSGGAWDNAKKLVEDGHHGGKGSEAHEATVIGDTVGDPFKDTAGPAINPLLKVMNLVALLIAPAVVKFSYGVDANPAVRIVVAGVSIVVIVAAVYISKRRGVAMGGADDMDGAGGDGGQQREESGSTVAA